The Xenopus tropicalis strain Nigerian chromosome 1, UCB_Xtro_10.0, whole genome shotgun sequence DNA segment gtgcagtGGAACTTTTGTAAATaatgatatttaaataaaaaggggAAAGGTGCCAGTGAACGTTGGAAATAAAAGAAAGGGTGTAGTCACAGAGCCACCCACTACTGCTACAGATATTGGAGAAGTGACTGAGGGAATGAACACTGATATATTTGTTTTTGAAACATTTCACTTTAAACAAGTGTCAGCCAGCCTTTACCATATCACAGAACAGTGGCTGGTAACAGAAGACAGGTGAGACAGTTGTCTGTGGTTACAGAATGATTAATAGTAGTACAAACTCTCACAAATCTGACAGTGATCCAAAGCCCGGCAGATCAAAATGTAGACAAAATTGTAAGACACCAAAGAAAACATGTTTAGAGATGTATGTTGGGCAGACAAGCAAGGTGTAGGTTCACTTTTTTAGgtattcattttcttttaattacaTGTGCTAACAGAATATCTGCATAACCTGCCACGGTCACTTACAGCAAGCACTAGGAGCTCTGATCAGAAATCAGCAATGCACTGCCATTGTCCGTCATTGTCTGCACAGTGTAGATCTCAACAGGTAAACAATACATTTGCCTCCAAAACGACAACTGTTTGTATAGGGCAATGGCATGTCTATGAAATCCTATAGGTAACTCTGCAATTTTTAGTAACCCCCAATATCTATCATTTAAAAGAACTTGCCCTATTAAGAGGGAAAGAATCAGACTTTACTAATACAAATTATTACTATGCCCATGACCAATACCAATGCCCAGATAATATGCAGGGTGGACAGCATTAAACTATAAGCGCAGGCTCACACTGCATTTTCCAAGGCTAGaagggctgggattcaaaataggctctgacGTTTAAAAGTACACATACAGTAGGCCCAAACATTCCCCcactagcccactaaatagtgactgtctatggcatcttacagtagcctcTCTGACTCTAGaattgtcagaatccacagattgccaaccCGGACAAAGTCCCAATATAAATTGTGGCACGTTTTTGGTCATTACAGTATCTCAGATTTTGATTCTGATTAGGGAACTATAATCATTTCTTGTTAACATCGCAGGACAGTGCAATCTGGCCTTTTTTTagttttgcacactgccttcctctaGTTCTGCATTGTCACAGCTTCCCTGATGATTTTAAAGACAGAGagttaatgagctctgtatagTAAGGCCCTTCCTTCACCCTCATTGCTGCCAGTGCCACAGGCATATAGATAAGTAGAATGTTATTCTACACTAGCCTTAATTAGGAAGACAAATCCGTCATTTGTGTGGGGACATTGCATATTTACTATATATCATAAATGCAACATTGTCCCAATATATTGCTGAAAATATGTAACGTAATTATGAGTGTATTGTTCAAATGTCCAAAAAGGTTACAGGGTTCGAAAAGACAGAGCTATAATCCAGCAACCGACATATGTAAAAATAGCAAGAGCAGTATAAAGTGTtcacccccaatttccccataatGCAGTGACATATATGATATATTAACATGAAGAATATGAAGCAGATAATAAGATGCTAATGTGGCTGATTTATAACAGTAGTATGTAGAACTTGGTGAAATTACTTTTAGCGAAAATGTTGAGAAAAAATGATGAGAAATTGGAATTGAAATTGGCTCTGATAATAAACTGGTGTATCTTTCAAATTTCGCAATGGGATAGTATATCTAAGTTAGGTCAAATTGCAGATTTTGGGAAAATTTACAGCTTTGGTGCAAAAAGAACACTAGTATTTGAAATGACttctttcaataaatatttaatttttcttcGCAAGTCTTCTCTTAAGTTCAGTACTATCTACAAAGTCCCAACACAACTAGTGATGgacaaatctgtctcgttttgcttcttcaaaagatctgcaaaactttgaaaagatttgccaAATGCCTAAAAATATGTGAAATGCGGAAAATGAtgcacgtccaaaaaaattgttgcacacataATTTAtttgacgcgcagcaaattttccaCTGTTAATTTTTTGCGCTCGCTTTGTGAAATGCGGAAGTTCGCctccaatccatgcctggcgaaaaattttgctcatcactaaacacaacgctaattagtaattaatttagatttagGTAATATAGCAGCTCAGAAATGCATCCTGCATCAGCCTTGAACCTCTTTTTCTCCCTAATGATTGCATAGTTAAAGCCCTGCCTGCAGTTCAGTAAGTTCATTGTATTTAATACAGCAATTCTAGCCTTGTCATTTTAACGCTTTATTTCTCATTTAAGTTGTCTATACAGGGGCCAACGTTTGGTCAAACTAGTATAAAACTGTCTAAGTTTGCCATCTGAAATGAAATACTTCTTTTTCATATGCTGTCATAAAAACTGTTGACATAATGTAAGCTCTTGGGAGCAGGGCCCTCATGTCCTATTgttttactctgtaacccttgtttgatAAATTATTGCAAAACACCTGCTCATTATaaactgtaaagtgctgcgttacttgctggcgctatataattAATGATAATATAATACCACTGCCCTTTTGTCTGATGTTGACATTCCCAGACTAATATTTGTGTGTTGATAAGTCTTTAAAAATGTAGGCTTAGAGAGCCAGAACGCACTTCTATAAGTTATGAAATTATAGGCATTGGGATCTTGAGTCCATTATCTGGGTAAAGTGTTTATGTTCTCCACATGTTTGTCTGTGGGATTCCTCTGATTTTCTCTCAAACTCCAAATACAACTTTCTCTAAATCCAGTTACAAACACAGGTATTGCCCTGTCTCACAGCCCACAGACTTAATAATGctaaattaatattatttcctGGTCTCCCTTTTTCGTTCACTTTCTGGATTATTGTAACTAAATTGAATGTTTGTACAAAGGGTACCTAGCCCAATAGCAGGGCAGGCATTCCCATTCATTAGAAAGGCATTAGCACCTATACTCCTTGCTCCATTAGCAACTCAGTGAAACCCTTTCAGTGACCTGTTATTAggaaatgtgttatttttaacCCTTTTCAGAGACAGCTATTAGCAAACATGATGCTAATGAATTGATACTGACAGCTCCATGGGAAACCTATTCACTTGGAATCTGGGAACAAATGCTGTGGGTGAGCCCAATCTGTTAGCAGTCAGTTTGAGAGAAAGTCACTTTTTTACACTTCCCCTAAAGCTATAATTACAATAGCCATTAAGCACATTTCAACTGCCTCTCTTACAAATATACTCATTAGAATTAATAGAAAATAGAGAAGCCATTGCTAGGGGCTTGTTTATCCCCAAATAAAGCTTCACAGCTCATATGCAGATGCCAGAgtcacataaaaacaaacaagcacCCAGTTCtttaaaataggaaaataaaaggGAAATGCACTTTATAGGACAGTAACAATGGTGTAAGCACTTAGAAGAAAGTTTTGGCTGTTTAAAGGGGATTTTATTAAGTGTCAGTCTCACTTGTAGAAGCCCCAGCCATTAGAATGCAGCCTGCTCACTCTATTAGCCCTCAGACAATGCATTTCTTAGCCCTTTGTATGGCTTGGTTGGGGGATTTTTCCATGCACTGTAACATTCCCAAAGGAAAATCAGAGCAAGTGAGTAGCGGCCAATCCCTTTCTGATTATTGTCAGGCGGCCCCACCCACTGGCtgaatttacataaaaaaatgaagaaagctCTTGTTAGCCGAGCATCTGATCAGTGTGTGAGCGCCTGTGAGAGGCTGAGGGAGGCTGAGGGAGGCTGTGAGCGCCTGTGAGAGGCTGTGAGAGGCTGTGAGAGGCTGAGGGAGGCTGTGAGAGGCTGTGGCGGTGCTGGGTCCCTGAGTTGGCTGCAGCCTGAGCTAATCCGGGATTTCTCCGGCTCTCCATCTCCCGACAGGGGAACAATTAGGAGCTCATTCTCTTTGCCTTATCTACAACCTGATCATCATGTACAGCCGGTCCTGCTGCCTTCTCCTCCTGGTCCTTCTGGCATCTGACTGCATGGACTCAGTGAGGGGCTTGTTCCCCTTTGGGCAACCGGAGTTTTCTTACAAGAGGAGCAACTGCAAGCCCATCCCTGCTACGTTGGTACTTTGCCATGACATTGAGTACCCCAACATGAGGTTGCCCAATCTCCTGGGCCATGAGACCATGAAGGAGGTGCTGCAGCAGGCGTCCTCTTGGATCCCCTTGGTTCAGAAGCAGTGCCACCAGGACACCAAGAAGTTCCTGTGCTCCCTCTTTGCCCCGGTGTGCATTGATGACCTGGACGAGACTATCAAGCCGTGCCGGTCTCTGTGCGAACAGGTGAAGGACAGCTGCGCCCCCGTCATGTCTGCCTTTGGCTTCCCCTGGCCCGATATGCTGGAGTGCAGCCGCTTCCCCCAGGACAATGACCTGTGCATCCCGCCAGCCAGTACCGAGCATGTTGTGCCGGTAACCCGAGAGGGTAAGTGCCTATAAAGTAGCCCAGCCTCAGCCAACTGATCGCCTAAATGTGCAGCCAAATTCTACCGTGCTATACTGCAATGCTGCATCCAATGCGCACTGCCAGgctcatgtactgtatgtaaagcCCTTTGCGCTTCTATCGCTCATAAACTGCTCAGATGTATCCCCAGAGAAATATTATCTGATACATCCAGGGATATCATTTACCGGGAGTATCTGTGACTGTAGTGTATCATTGCGCCCAGTCTGAGAATGGGAGTCTCCGAAACGCTGTGCTGCGCTAAATGGCATCAACTGAGTTACCTCGcagttactttttattgcatatTGCATGCGTAACTAGCGCACTGTAACACAGGGGTTATAGTCAGAATTGGCATTGTGGGAAGAGGACCAGTCACTCTAATACATTAAACAGTATTGCCCACCCGTGCCCTTTCCCCATATCACTTCCTTTCCTTGCTTCTTCTACTGTAATTAGCCTTTATTAGAGGTATGTACAACATGAATGTTCAATAGCCATAATGGTTACATATCCAATGGACGGGGGCACATGTTTCTAATAAGTGAAGAGACACCGGGGCAAGTACAAAACGGTGCTTGTTGCTGGAAAGCTGAACGCCCTTAGTTTCTGTTGAGGCAAACAGAGCTGGCGAAGATCTTTAAGTTTAGATTTgtgttgaaaagaaaaaaaactgataaTTATAATAACCAATTTGAGGTCTGTACTATGCGCTGCAGGGATGCCAATGGCTCTGGGTAGGCGGGTAGGCACAGGATAGCATCGGGAGTtatagcgccacctgctgttagACACATTATTGCGCAATTTTCACTTGTTGTTTCTGTGTTCGCAGCACCAAAAGTTTGTGACGCCTGTAAAAACAGCAACGAGGATGACAATGATATAGTAGAAAATCTCTGCAAAAATGATTTCGGTAAGTATGTGGCAAaggggttttttttaatcatcaaCCAGGATTCATTTATAGATAGATGGGAATACGAGTTAtcttatatatacaataaatgcaTTTACATGCTTATATAGGGTGCCCAGTttacttgaaaattcaggtaCATGTGTAGAAAATCTGGTTAGGAGGGTTGAACTGATTGCAGTATAAATAAAATTCAGtcactgttgccctgcaacatGGATTTagtagatgtgtccctgaattttcaagcgATATGGTCAACCTGTGCTTATATAATTTTGTTGTTAAACACTCTTACAGAGCAAGCTGCcccataaaaaatatttatgtaaccTGAGCTGTtaatatatagtgtaaatatgtaccccctattgtaatatataaggatattataagtgacCAAGACCATAAAAATGCACAAGTTCAAAgtccaagtgcttttatacaggccatggaacttcaagatgacttccaatatccttatattttacaactatttataactgatttattaaaatacacaagtttcagtgagtcaggtcagaaatcacatcactaagcaccaattataactgatgacatcaccaatcCCCATTTATAAGGTATTACCTAGATATATAGGGTGTTCATCCATCTCAGTTACTCCACAAAGTAGCAGTCGTATGCAGAAGAAACTTAGTAAGAACGTAATATTGCTACCTGCTGGTAGAAGCTGAATAGCatgacatatatatttataataaagtgCAACATTCCTTGCTATTTCAGTCCACCACCAACACCGAGGCagacacaacatttttaaatgagTCCATATGTTTACTTAAATAGCCTGAAGCTAATGCAGTTTCAGCACCCTGTCAGTAGAAAAATGATATTTCCATtgaatgtttacaatatatacatttgaggccacttgtgtgtgtgtatgtgttaatGTAAAGTGAGTGACAGACAGTGGGTTTGTTTGGATAAACAGCATGCAATGAGCAGACTCTGACTGACAGGCATCATATTCTATTTATAAACATTTCTGACTACCAATTCAGTCTCTTGCATTAATTAGGAAGTAAAATAGATTTCCTGTATTCAtgcagcagtgtttttttttgtaattgggtAAAAGCTACACTATTCTGGCCTAAGGGAAGCCTCCTATTCAGGTTACTGTGGGAGCGTTCCCGGCACACAGGGATTAAAACTGGGTTTCACAGAACCCACACAGCACCATCTGCCTTAGTGGTTCTGCTACAGGCACAAGCTGATCACATTTTCCAGAATCAAGAGCCGAAAGGCAGACAACTGTGTGTCCCAGGTGTAAAAACAGAGCAGCCCCTTATTGCTTAGCACAAACAAAGGGCCATCATTTAGTAACACAGGGCCCATCATTCAAATCCTAATCTGTGGAGCTTTAAAATGGAGCCATAGCAATTGGACATGGTGCTTGCTGCAAGTGCAGTCAGTTATACTGACACTTTTTTATTGCCTATAGGAAATTAGGAATAGTGTAATTGCACTGTTAGTCGTACACTGGGGGTTTTGTAATTTGGGCTCCATAAGCCCACCAATGCTTTAGTGTGTCAGATCCTAGCCCTTGTGCTTCCCATATTGCAGAGCCTTATACACAACCATCGCTTTGTGCTAAAGAGGGAAAAGGATGGAGGCACTGAATGCTTAAAGCTATATCCATAGGCCTCTTTATCTGACATTGGATGACTTTAATATGGCCCACAAACATATTGAACATTGAATTATATGCCACTAAATGGAAACAGTCTGGGGTAACTGGGCTAAATTACCTGTGTAAACAGTGACTGCAGTTTTTCAGAGCCTTTCACCACCCCCAGCCTAGTGTGACAGCTGCAGGCATGGGTCAGCACAGGGACAGACTAAAGCTGGAATCTTCCCAAATGAGGTGGTGAGCAATATTGGGTTGATCTGATCTTAGGCCCCTAAGCAAGTGATCAGATCTTATGAGGGTCCCTGTGCAGACCTGTCAGAGAGGTCTGCATCAATGACCCTATACAGTACTCATTCAGGGGATTGTCCAGACAGCCTAACACAGGCAAGAGAGACCATTCTTTGTGCCTCATACAGGAGCCAGTTAACTGTAAGCCTCACCAGTGGTGAGTCAACAAGCAATAAGCCAGTATTTGGCTTCCCTAAGTCTAGCACATTCAGGTATCAGTGGACTGAGCAGGGCATTGATTTAAAGTGTTATTCTATTATTTCTATGTAATGTAAGGAACTGTAAGTATCACTTTAATTAATGAATCATAGGATGTGGCAATAGACTTGCATACAGCATGCTTAACATGGTATCATATAACATTATACCTGATtctatttattatgcaaaaaaaaaagatatatatatatatatatatacttaatttTTGGAGGTGAACATCCCTTTAAACTAGAGGCCATGGGCCTACAGATGAGTTTGGCCCAAGGCTTTATCTTTATTTACCCACCTCCAATGCCTCCAAGCATCAACAGCCTCTTCATCCCAGGTCCTCTGTCCACCTATTACTACTAAAATTCTATAAATATAATTGAGTCTCCTGAGATCTTTAGGCCCTTCTATAGTTGAACCACCTGTGCCCACAGTTGTTACACCCCTGAAACTGACATCTTATATGGAAGCAGTACCATTGCAGCTATTCAGTAATCTCCCCTAGCCTGAATCACTCTAAATTAAATAGCATAGGATGCAGTGCTCCTGGCAGCCAGGTGAAAAATAGTAAAAGCAATTTATGTTCTGTTATAGTCTGGGAAACTGTATATACATAACTGGGCCTTGTCAcatttattgttcctttaaaatatgGAGCTGATGCGGAACTCTTGGGAAACAGGATTGTTAGCCACCATTCTGCTTCATGTGAGTTAAACTTCATGAGGCATAACAGTGAGTGACGGTTTTACCTTCCCAAGAGATCCAGCGGCAACTGAAGTATTTCATTTCCATCAGTTACTGCCAATTTTCCATTTACATTCATCAGCCAGGCTAATACATTTTCCAGTCCTGACTTTACAGATTTGGGAATGTAAGAACCCTTAGTGTTTGGGAAGCAAAAATAATTTAATGCCAACTCCAAACGCTCTCAGTTGATCAATAAAATCAGCAGGTGAGAATAGCCAAGAGAGAACCAAAGAAGACATTGTGATGCCTTGACTTCATTATTTTGGGAACATGAAACATCAAAGGCTTGTGAAATATAAGAATATGGTCCAGTGCACATGGCAAGGGGATATGTAGCACAGGTAAAAAGAGTGTGTGTCTCTCTGAGTGCGTGGTCATGCCTAGCATGATGTATAATATAAATGTGGCTACATTGTACATGATGGAGGAAGTTATAACAGATTTGACAATATATTTAGAACAGAGCACTAGGCTAGTATATCTGCTGGAAGATGTCACTTCTAGTCTACAAGTAAAGCCAGTATATTGACAGCCTGGCAGGGGGCAACAGTTGCTAGTAAATGTACTACTGATTGTCCTTAGGTTGGCTGGGTTTTGAAGGTGTGGTGGGGACACTGGACCCCAGCCGTGCAACAGAAACTTGTGGGCACATAACCTTAATATACGGAAATGCAGATACATCCATGTGCTGTGCCTTACATTTGTTATGTCAACTTTTACACCTATATCTGTGAATGTTACAGCTCACCCTTTTGCagaaaaacaacatgttttcaaGCTTTACTGTTGCCTTTAATCTTATTACCCAGGGCAGAGAGCCTACAGATTGTAAAACGATTAGCATCCCCTTTTTACATGAGGGAAGCAAGGGCTTTTCTCACGCAGTGCTAATATGCATGACTCTCCTGACATTCCTTGCAACATGAGCAGGGAGGGAAAAAACAAACAGTCCTAAGACA contains these protein-coding regions:
- the sfrp2 gene encoding secreted frizzled-related protein 2 precursor → MYSRSCCLLLLVLLASDCMDSVRGLFPFGQPEFSYKRSNCKPIPATLVLCHDIEYPNMRLPNLLGHETMKEVLQQASSWIPLVQKQCHQDTKKFLCSLFAPVCIDDLDETIKPCRSLCEQVKDSCAPVMSAFGFPWPDMLECSRFPQDNDLCIPPASTEHVVPVTREAPKVCDACKNSNEDDNDIVENLCKNDFALKIKVKEIAYINGDTKIIPETKGKTIYKLNGVTERDLKKTVLWLKDGLQCTCDEMNDINAPYLVMGQKLGGELVITSVKRWQKGQREFKRITRSIRKLQC